From one Amycolatopsis sp. FDAARGOS 1241 genomic stretch:
- a CDS encoding Pls/PosA family non-ribosomal peptide synthetase, whose protein sequence is MTLTADHAGSTTTDDAGALVACVAEVSHAPSPTPVADRALFWSGLGASERTLLQVLAETAERHPNAAAVDDGTTTLTYRRLLEEIDAYARRLRAHGVGLGDRVGVRISSGTAELYVAILATLSVGAAYVPVDADDPNERAELVFGEAGVAAVATDGTISVTGAPGGREGRPGPADDAWIIFTSGSTGKPKGVAVTHASAAAFVDAEAQLFLTDEPVGPGDRVLAGLSVAFDASCEEMWLAWRHGACLVPAPRALVRTGVDLGPWLIAQRITVVSTVPTLAALWPADALEDVRLLIFGGEACPPELAERVAVEGREVWNTYGPTEATVVACAAQLTGEGPVRIGLPLAGWQLAVVNEAGEPVPMGETGELVIGGVGLARYLDAEKDAQKFAPLPALGWQRAYRSGDLVRAEAEGLLFLGRLDEQVKLGGRRIELGEVDAALRALPGVQGAAAAIRRTRAGNQVLVGYVVPSAGSEFAADRAATRLREQLPAALVPLLAVIDDLPTRTSGKVDRAALPWPLSTVDANEAGLSATEAWLAEGWSEILGVTAADPKADFFTHGGGSLTAAQLIARIRTRHPEVSVTDIYTHPKLGALASMLDALSGAETERRDVKPTPRRAGVLQTLLMVPLMGLVGLRWATLAAALSNVLALLGFAWAPTLNWGWVALAWLVLFSPAGRIAIAAGGARVLLSGVLPGSYPRGGSVHLRLWTAEKLAEFSGADSIAGASWMTTYAKALGARVGKDVDLHSPPPVTGFLKLGRGAAVEPEVDLSGHWVDGDLVHIGKIRIGAEARVGSRSTLFPGARIGKGAEIAAGSAVRGAVPAGQRWAGSPAVRAGKDAKDALKWPSSRPPRSRFWATVYGATSLVLGFLPGLAALPGVAVLGYAIWGSPNLVDAAKSALAFTPVATVAYFLTYALLVLAGVRLLGVRLVEGYHPVHGRVAWQVWATERLMGMAREGLFPLYASLFTPVWLRLLGAKVGRGVEASTVLALPKMTKVDSGAFLADDTMVATYELGHGWLHVAPARIGKQAFLGNSGMTAPGRSVPKRGLVGVLSSTPAKAKKGSSYLGMPPLPVRRAIGEADTSRTYTPALHLKAARAFVELCRIVPVMCGVALTAGVAFGLLAIARQAGFLIAALLAGPVLLAAGTVAALTATVVKWLLVGKFREIDHPLWSSFVWRNELADTFVEALAVPWLIGSIGGTPLLTSWLRTMGVKIGRGVWLETYWLPEADLVRLGDGATINRGCVVQTHLFHDRIMSMSRVELGEGATLGPHGIVLPGASIGARTTVGPGSLVTRGDAVPADTRWLGNPISAWRR, encoded by the coding sequence GTGACCCTCACCGCGGACCACGCCGGGAGCACCACCACCGACGACGCCGGCGCCCTAGTGGCGTGCGTCGCCGAGGTGAGCCACGCCCCGTCTCCGACCCCGGTCGCCGACCGCGCCCTCTTCTGGTCCGGCCTCGGCGCGAGCGAGCGCACGCTCCTGCAGGTGCTCGCCGAAACGGCCGAGCGCCACCCCAACGCCGCCGCCGTCGACGACGGCACCACCACCCTGACCTACCGCCGCCTGCTCGAAGAGATCGACGCCTACGCCCGCCGCCTGCGGGCCCACGGGGTCGGCCTCGGCGACCGCGTCGGTGTGCGCATCTCCTCCGGCACGGCCGAGCTGTACGTCGCGATCCTCGCCACCCTGTCCGTCGGCGCCGCCTACGTGCCGGTCGACGCGGACGATCCGAACGAGCGTGCCGAGCTGGTGTTCGGCGAAGCCGGCGTAGCCGCCGTCGCGACCGACGGCACCATCTCCGTCACCGGGGCCCCTGGCGGTCGGGAAGGCAGGCCCGGACCGGCCGACGACGCCTGGATCATCTTCACCTCCGGCTCCACCGGCAAGCCCAAGGGCGTCGCTGTCACGCACGCCTCGGCCGCGGCCTTCGTCGACGCCGAGGCGCAGCTGTTCCTCACCGACGAGCCCGTCGGCCCCGGCGACCGCGTGCTCGCGGGCCTGAGCGTCGCGTTCGACGCCTCCTGCGAGGAGATGTGGCTCGCGTGGCGGCACGGCGCCTGCCTGGTGCCCGCGCCGCGCGCGCTGGTGCGCACCGGCGTCGACCTGGGCCCGTGGCTGATCGCGCAGCGCATCACCGTCGTGTCCACTGTGCCGACGCTCGCCGCGCTGTGGCCGGCCGACGCGCTCGAGGACGTGCGCCTGCTGATCTTCGGCGGCGAGGCGTGCCCGCCGGAGCTGGCCGAGCGCGTGGCCGTCGAAGGTCGCGAGGTGTGGAACACCTACGGCCCCACCGAGGCCACCGTCGTCGCCTGCGCCGCCCAGCTGACGGGGGAGGGGCCGGTGCGCATCGGCCTGCCGCTCGCGGGCTGGCAGCTGGCTGTGGTCAACGAGGCGGGCGAGCCGGTCCCCATGGGCGAGACCGGTGAACTCGTGATCGGCGGCGTCGGCCTGGCGCGCTACCTCGACGCCGAGAAGGACGCGCAGAAGTTCGCACCGCTGCCCGCTCTGGGCTGGCAGCGCGCCTACCGCAGCGGCGACCTGGTCCGCGCCGAAGCCGAGGGCCTGCTGTTCCTCGGCCGGCTCGACGAGCAGGTCAAGCTCGGGGGCCGGCGCATCGAGCTCGGTGAGGTCGACGCCGCGCTGCGGGCGCTGCCCGGTGTACAGGGAGCGGCCGCCGCGATCCGCCGCACCAGGGCGGGCAACCAGGTCCTGGTCGGCTACGTCGTGCCGAGCGCCGGCAGCGAGTTCGCGGCCGACCGCGCCGCGACCCGGCTGCGCGAGCAGCTCCCGGCCGCGCTGGTGCCGTTGCTCGCGGTGATCGACGACCTGCCCACGCGCACGTCGGGCAAGGTCGACCGCGCCGCGCTGCCCTGGCCTCTGTCCACTGTGGACGCAAATGAGGCGGGCCTGTCCGCCACCGAGGCGTGGCTGGCCGAAGGCTGGTCGGAGATCCTCGGCGTGACCGCGGCGGACCCGAAGGCCGACTTCTTCACCCACGGCGGCGGCAGCCTCACGGCCGCGCAGCTCATCGCGCGCATCCGCACGCGCCACCCCGAGGTGTCGGTCACCGACATCTACACGCACCCGAAGCTCGGGGCGCTCGCGTCGATGCTCGACGCGCTCAGCGGCGCGGAGACCGAGCGCCGTGACGTCAAGCCCACGCCGCGGCGCGCGGGTGTGCTCCAGACCCTGCTGATGGTCCCGCTCATGGGCCTCGTCGGCCTGCGCTGGGCGACGCTCGCCGCGGCGCTGTCGAACGTGCTGGCGCTGCTCGGGTTCGCCTGGGCGCCGACGCTGAACTGGGGCTGGGTCGCGCTCGCGTGGCTGGTGCTGTTCAGCCCGGCCGGTCGCATCGCGATCGCGGCCGGCGGCGCGCGCGTGCTGCTCTCGGGGGTGCTGCCCGGCAGCTACCCGCGCGGTGGCAGCGTGCACCTTCGCTTGTGGACTGCGGAGAAGCTCGCCGAGTTCAGCGGCGCCGACAGCATCGCGGGCGCGTCGTGGATGACGACGTATGCGAAGGCGCTCGGCGCCCGCGTGGGCAAGGACGTGGACCTGCACTCGCCGCCGCCAGTCACCGGTTTCCTCAAGCTGGGCCGTGGCGCCGCCGTCGAGCCCGAGGTGGACCTGTCCGGCCACTGGGTCGACGGCGACCTCGTGCACATCGGCAAGATCCGCATCGGCGCGGAAGCCCGCGTCGGTTCGCGCAGCACGCTGTTCCCCGGTGCCCGCATCGGCAAGGGCGCGGAGATCGCCGCCGGGTCGGCCGTGCGTGGCGCCGTGCCGGCCGGGCAGCGCTGGGCGGGCTCGCCCGCCGTCCGCGCGGGCAAAGACGCGAAGGACGCGCTGAAGTGGCCGTCGAGCCGCCCGCCGCGTTCGCGGTTCTGGGCGACCGTCTACGGCGCGACGTCGCTCGTGCTCGGCTTCCTGCCCGGGCTGGCGGCGCTACCGGGCGTGGCGGTGCTGGGCTACGCGATCTGGGGCTCGCCGAACCTGGTCGATGCCGCCAAGAGCGCACTGGCCTTCACCCCGGTCGCGACCGTGGCCTACTTCCTCACCTACGCGCTGCTGGTGCTCGCCGGCGTGCGCTTGCTGGGCGTGCGCCTGGTCGAGGGATACCACCCGGTGCACGGCCGCGTCGCGTGGCAGGTGTGGGCGACCGAACGGCTCATGGGCATGGCCCGCGAAGGCTTGTTCCCCTTGTACGCCAGCCTGTTCACGCCGGTGTGGCTGCGGCTGCTCGGCGCGAAGGTGGGCCGGGGCGTCGAAGCTTCGACCGTGCTCGCACTGCCGAAGATGACCAAGGTCGACAGCGGCGCGTTCCTCGCCGACGACACGATGGTCGCGACCTACGAGCTCGGGCACGGCTGGCTGCACGTCGCACCCGCGCGGATCGGCAAGCAGGCGTTCCTCGGCAACTCCGGCATGACCGCGCCGGGCCGGTCGGTGCCGAAACGCGGTCTCGTGGGCGTGCTGTCCTCGACGCCGGCGAAGGCCAAGAAGGGCTCGTCCTACCTCGGCATGCCGCCGCTGCCCGTGCGCCGCGCGATCGGTGAGGCCGACACGAGCCGCACCTACACGCCGGCGCTGCACCTCAAAGCCGCGCGCGCGTTCGTGGAGCTGTGCCGGATCGTGCCGGTGATGTGCGGGGTCGCCCTCACGGCCGGCGTCGCGTTCGGCCTGCTGGCGATCGCGCGGCAGGCCGGTTTCCTGATCGCCGCGCTGCTGGCCGGGCCGGTGCTGCTGGCCGCCGGGACCGTCGCGGCGCTCACCGCGACCGTGGTGAAGTGGCTGCTGGTCGGGAAGTTCCGCGAGATCGACCACCCGTTGTGGAGCTCGTTCGTGTGGCGCAACGAGCTGGCCGACACGTTCGTCGAGGCGCTCGCCGTGCCGTGGCTGATCGGTTCGATCGGCGGCACGCCGCTGCTCACGAGCTGGCTGCGCACCATGGGCGTGAAGATCGGCCGCGGGGTGTGGCTCGAGACGTACTGGCTGCCCGAGGCGGACCTCGTGCGCCTCGGCGACGGTGCGACGATCAACCGTGGCTGCGTGGTCCAGACCCATCTCTTCCACGACCGGATCATGAGCATGTCCCGTGTGGAACTCGGCGAGGGCGCGACGCTGGGCCCGCACGGCATCGTGCTGCCGGGCGCGAGCATCGGCGCCCGCACGACCGTGGGCCCGGGTTCGCTGGTCACGCGCGGCGACGCGGTGCCCGCCGACACGCGCTGGCTCGGCAACCCGATCTCGGCCTGGCGTCGGTGA
- a CDS encoding M1 family metallopeptidase, whose protein sequence is MTSSKAAVPAPGAETSGDSYLPGHGNGGYHVRHYDLDLDYRVAPNRLSGTAVLTCVATQALSRFTLDLGEFRVSRVLVDGKPAKFARRALKLQVKPAKSVPAGTEFQVEVRYVGNPRPVPSRWGDIGWDELTDGALVASQPIGAPSWFPCNDHPADKASYRVAVSTSSTYLVAVTGNLVSRTQSASTAQWVFERPEPTATYLMSVQIGRYDDVELVAGAGAGWLSHPEARSFRLRLGFGRGNGVESVATTVPQRAAVPPRLRKAFARDFGRQGRMMDALQRWYGPYPFGEYVVVVTDDELDDPIEAQGMAIFGANHVDGKRTYERLVVHELAHQWFGNSLTVADWRHIWLNEGFATYTEWLWSEEAGGEPAAAFARWWHARIKTKPADVRISDPGVGRMFDERVYKRGALTLHALRGEIGDAAFFALVKAWAAERRHATVSTEQFVTAAEAFAGRSLREFFTGWLETPALPPL, encoded by the coding sequence GTGACCTCCTCGAAGGCTGCCGTGCCGGCACCCGGCGCGGAAACCTCCGGAGACTCGTACCTGCCCGGCCACGGCAACGGTGGCTACCACGTCCGGCACTACGACCTCGACCTCGACTACCGCGTCGCCCCCAACCGGCTGTCCGGTACCGCGGTGCTCACCTGCGTCGCGACGCAGGCGCTGTCGCGGTTCACGCTCGACCTCGGCGAGTTCCGCGTCTCCCGGGTGCTCGTGGACGGCAAGCCGGCGAAGTTCGCGCGGCGGGCGCTGAAGCTGCAGGTGAAGCCGGCCAAGTCCGTGCCCGCGGGCACGGAGTTCCAGGTCGAGGTGCGCTATGTCGGCAACCCACGGCCGGTGCCCAGCCGGTGGGGCGACATCGGCTGGGACGAGCTCACCGACGGCGCACTCGTAGCGAGCCAGCCGATCGGCGCGCCGTCGTGGTTCCCGTGCAACGACCACCCGGCGGACAAGGCGAGCTACCGCGTGGCGGTGAGTACGTCGTCGACCTACCTGGTGGCGGTGACGGGGAATCTCGTGTCGCGCACCCAGTCGGCCAGCACGGCGCAGTGGGTGTTCGAGCGGCCGGAGCCGACGGCGACGTACTTGATGAGCGTGCAGATCGGGCGCTACGACGACGTCGAGCTCGTGGCCGGCGCCGGCGCGGGCTGGTTGTCGCACCCCGAGGCGCGTTCGTTCCGGCTGCGCCTGGGGTTCGGCCGCGGCAATGGTGTCGAGTCCGTGGCGACGACCGTGCCACAGCGGGCGGCGGTGCCGCCGCGGCTGCGCAAGGCGTTCGCGCGGGACTTCGGCCGCCAGGGCCGGATGATGGACGCGCTGCAGCGCTGGTACGGGCCGTACCCGTTCGGCGAGTACGTGGTGGTCGTGACCGACGACGAGCTCGACGACCCCATCGAAGCGCAGGGCATGGCGATCTTCGGTGCCAACCACGTGGACGGCAAGCGCACTTACGAGCGGCTCGTGGTGCACGAACTCGCGCACCAGTGGTTCGGCAACAGCCTCACGGTCGCCGACTGGCGCCACATCTGGCTCAACGAGGGCTTCGCGACCTACACCGAGTGGCTGTGGTCCGAGGAGGCCGGCGGTGAGCCGGCGGCCGCGTTCGCCCGCTGGTGGCACGCGCGGATCAAGACCAAGCCGGCCGATGTGCGGATCAGCGACCCGGGCGTGGGGCGGATGTTCGACGAGCGCGTGTACAAGCGCGGCGCGCTCACGCTGCACGCGTTGCGCGGCGAGATCGGCGACGCGGCCTTCTTCGCGCTGGTGAAGGCCTGGGCCGCGGAGCGCCGGCACGCGACGGTGAGCACGGAGCAGTTCGTGACGGCCGCGGAGGCGTTCGCGGGGCGTTCGCTGCGGGAGTTCTTCACGGGATGGCTGGAGACTCCGGCGCTGCCCCCGCTGTGA
- a CDS encoding peptidylprolyl isomerase, which produces MTWPGPPRRGGTTWVWVLAAVVVLVTAFGITAFVTPGFLRPAASVSGLGQLVRGAHGITPPATPPATSEGPPVSIPSARTPEPHRTQALADPSDCSYPPDPAAAAGKTATPPAAGPEPASGTVGVDLRTTAGDIGLTLDRALAPCTVASFVALAKQGFYTGTSCHRLGTTDLQMLQCGDPLGDGTGGPGYTVPDEFFPELTYGRGLVALANTGQPGSGGSQFFMMFGDTPIPPSYTVFGTISDAGLAVLDKIARGGVDTSGPGAYGDGTGPPNIPVDFTAVFVQS; this is translated from the coding sequence ATGACGTGGCCGGGTCCACCGCGACGAGGTGGGACAACGTGGGTCTGGGTCCTCGCGGCCGTGGTGGTGCTCGTCACGGCCTTCGGGATCACCGCGTTCGTGACGCCGGGGTTCCTCCGGCCCGCCGCCTCCGTGTCGGGTCTCGGACAGCTCGTGCGGGGCGCGCACGGGATCACTCCACCGGCCACGCCGCCGGCCACGAGCGAAGGCCCGCCGGTGTCCATCCCGTCGGCGCGCACACCCGAGCCGCACCGGACGCAGGCGCTGGCGGACCCGTCGGACTGCAGCTACCCGCCCGACCCGGCCGCTGCCGCGGGCAAGACCGCCACTCCGCCGGCCGCCGGGCCGGAGCCCGCGAGCGGCACCGTCGGCGTCGACCTGCGCACCACAGCCGGCGACATCGGGCTGACGCTCGACCGCGCGCTCGCGCCGTGCACGGTGGCGAGCTTCGTGGCGCTGGCGAAGCAGGGCTTCTACACCGGCACCAGCTGCCATCGGCTCGGCACGACCGACCTGCAGATGCTGCAGTGCGGCGACCCGCTGGGCGACGGCACGGGCGGGCCCGGCTACACCGTGCCGGACGAGTTCTTCCCGGAGCTGACCTACGGCCGCGGCCTTGTCGCGCTCGCCAACACCGGCCAGCCCGGCTCCGGCGGCAGCCAGTTCTTCATGATGTTCGGCGACACCCCGATCCCACCGTCGTACACCGTCTTCGGCACCATTTCCGACGCCGGCTTGGCGGTCCTGGACAAGATCGCGCGCGGCGGCGTGGACACCTCGGGCCCAGGCGCCTACGGCGACGGCACCGGCCCGCCGAACATCCCGGTCGACTTCACCGCGGTGTTCGTTCAGAGCTGA
- a CDS encoding FAD-dependent monooxygenase: MSEFDTDVIVVGSGPAGGSAALALATYGVRTVLATKYGWTANTPRAHITNQRGMEVLRDLGVEEQALAQGTPPELMGDTVLCTSLAGNEIGRIASWGTGDRSATEYGAASPCHMIDLPQTYLEPILVSNAAQRGAKLRLDTEFLDYAQDADGVTARFFDRVRGDEFTLRARYLIGADGARSRVAEQAGLPIAGETGKAGSMNITFKADLAKYVAHRPSVLYWVMRPGAHMGGIGMGLVRMVRPWNEWLLVWGYDIAGDPPEVDVAEATRIVRDLIGDPELEVEITSTSLWTVNHSYATQYSSGRVFCAGDAVHRHPPSNGLGSNTSIQDSFNLAWKLAMVVRGEAGEGLLETYSAERAPVGKQIVDRANLSRDQFGPIFETLGIAGDTDSDGIAAGLAACEAATEDGARRRRQLEKAIELKNYEFNAHGVELDQRYTSTAVLPDGAAPAPDGRDAELFHHATTTPGAKIPHVWLVGAHGRRESTLDLVGHGKFTVVTGLSGAAWRVAAEKAAAELGLDLRVVTVGADGARDSYGDWTRTSEIDEAGALLVRPDGYIAWRHKTAAPEPEATVKLLAALKAVLARA, encoded by the coding sequence ATGAGCGAGTTCGATACCGACGTGATCGTGGTCGGCAGCGGGCCGGCGGGCGGTTCGGCCGCGCTGGCACTGGCGACCTACGGTGTGCGCACGGTCCTGGCCACCAAGTACGGCTGGACGGCCAACACGCCGCGGGCCCACATCACCAACCAGCGCGGCATGGAGGTCCTGCGTGACCTCGGCGTCGAGGAGCAGGCGCTGGCGCAGGGCACGCCGCCCGAGCTGATGGGCGACACGGTGCTCTGCACCTCGCTGGCGGGCAACGAGATCGGCCGCATCGCCAGCTGGGGCACCGGGGACCGCTCGGCGACCGAGTACGGCGCTGCGAGCCCCTGCCACATGATCGACCTGCCGCAGACCTACCTCGAGCCGATCCTGGTCTCCAACGCCGCCCAGCGCGGCGCGAAGCTGCGGCTGGACACCGAGTTCCTCGACTACGCCCAGGACGCCGACGGCGTCACCGCTCGCTTCTTCGACCGCGTGCGCGGCGACGAGTTCACGCTGCGGGCGCGGTACCTGATCGGTGCCGACGGGGCCCGCAGCCGCGTCGCGGAGCAGGCCGGGCTGCCGATCGCCGGCGAGACCGGCAAGGCAGGCTCGATGAACATCACGTTCAAGGCCGACCTCGCGAAGTACGTCGCGCACCGCCCGAGCGTCCTGTACTGGGTCATGCGGCCGGGCGCGCACATGGGCGGCATCGGCATGGGCCTGGTGCGCATGGTGCGGCCGTGGAACGAGTGGCTGCTCGTGTGGGGCTACGACATCGCCGGTGATCCGCCGGAGGTCGACGTCGCCGAGGCCACGCGGATCGTGCGCGACCTGATCGGCGATCCCGAGCTCGAGGTGGAGATCACCTCGACGTCACTGTGGACGGTCAACCACTCCTACGCCACGCAGTACTCGAGCGGCCGCGTGTTCTGCGCCGGCGACGCGGTACACCGGCACCCGCCGTCGAACGGCCTGGGATCCAACACGTCCATCCAGGACTCGTTCAACCTCGCGTGGAAGCTCGCGATGGTCGTGCGCGGCGAAGCCGGCGAGGGGCTGCTGGAGACGTACTCCGCCGAGCGGGCCCCGGTGGGCAAGCAGATCGTGGACCGCGCGAACCTCTCGCGCGACCAGTTCGGCCCGATCTTCGAAACCCTCGGGATCGCGGGCGACACCGACTCCGACGGCATCGCGGCCGGTCTGGCCGCCTGCGAGGCCGCCACCGAGGACGGCGCGCGCCGGCGGCGGCAGCTGGAGAAGGCGATCGAGCTGAAGAACTACGAGTTCAACGCTCACGGCGTCGAGCTCGACCAGCGCTACACCTCCACCGCCGTGCTCCCCGACGGCGCCGCCCCGGCGCCCGACGGCCGCGACGCGGAGCTGTTCCACCACGCGACGACCACACCGGGCGCGAAGATCCCGCACGTGTGGCTCGTCGGCGCCCACGGCCGCCGGGAGTCCACTTTGGACCTGGTGGGCCACGGCAAGTTCACCGTGGTCACCGGGCTCTCGGGCGCCGCGTGGCGCGTGGCGGCCGAGAAGGCCGCCGCCGAGCTCGGCCTGGACCTGCGCGTGGTGACCGTCGGCGCCGACGGCGCGCGCGACTCCTACGGCGACTGGACCCGCACCAGCGAGATCGACGAAGCCGGCGCCCTGCTCGTCCGCCCCGACGGCTACATCGCCTGGCGCCACAAGACGGCGGCGCCGGAGCCCGAGGCCACGGTGAAGCTGCTCGCCGCGCTGAAGGCGGTGCTTGCCCGCGCCTGA
- a CDS encoding maleylacetate reductase and hydroxyquinol 1,2-dioxygenase domain-containing protein, translating to MFSYTANPARVVFGSGTVATLPDEVRRLGAARVLLLGSPPLAGPVGRVADALGPLLAARFDDAAMHTPVDVTERALKVVTENDVDCVLAIGGGSTTGLAKALALRTDLPQIIVPTTYAGSEMTPVIGETAEGRKTTQTTPKVLPEVVVYDVDLTLKLPVEVSLTSGINAMAHAVEALYSPDANPIVDQFALEAIRLLASALPRIAADASDVDARGEALRAAWLAGTCLGSVGMALHHKLCHTLGGSFGLPHSETHTVVLPYAMAYNAPGAPEAMRRIAEALGAPDAATGVYDLIANLPVPHSLGELGFAEADIAKAAEIASAKPYPNPREITREGIEDLLRQAWAGTRPAPAEGTKPDLRALTQEVVDSFSSTPSPRLRELLQDLVRTLHSYVVRTDLTQQEWEFAIEFLTRAGHITDDKRQEFILLSDTLGVSSVVDVLTNSRTPDTTPSAVLGPFYVQGPPETAQGADLAEGLPGTPLWTDVRVTEPDGTPVADAVVDVWQSNEDGLYDVQLPDVDGPVLRARFRTDAEGRLRFWTIVPSAYPIPADGPVGQMLDSVGRHPYRAPHVHFMIAKPGYRTLVTQLFVKGGDYLDSDTVFGVKDGLIVDFAEQSGAAPDGREPAHWRRLDFTFRISPAPEH from the coding sequence ATGTTCAGCTACACCGCCAACCCGGCCCGGGTCGTGTTCGGCAGCGGCACCGTCGCCACCCTGCCGGACGAGGTGCGCCGGCTCGGCGCCGCCCGCGTCCTGCTGCTCGGCAGCCCGCCCCTGGCCGGACCCGTGGGCCGCGTCGCCGACGCGCTCGGCCCGCTGCTGGCCGCCCGGTTCGACGACGCCGCGATGCACACGCCCGTGGACGTGACCGAGCGCGCGCTCAAGGTCGTGACCGAGAACGACGTCGACTGCGTGCTCGCCATCGGCGGCGGTTCGACGACCGGGCTCGCCAAGGCTCTCGCGCTGCGCACGGACCTGCCGCAGATCATCGTGCCGACCACCTACGCCGGGTCGGAGATGACGCCCGTGATCGGCGAGACGGCCGAGGGGCGCAAGACCACGCAGACCACGCCGAAGGTGCTGCCCGAGGTCGTCGTGTACGACGTCGACCTGACCCTGAAGCTGCCCGTCGAGGTGTCGCTCACGAGCGGGATCAACGCGATGGCGCACGCGGTGGAGGCGCTGTACTCGCCCGACGCCAACCCGATCGTCGACCAGTTCGCGCTCGAGGCGATCCGCCTGCTGGCCTCCGCGCTACCGCGCATCGCCGCCGACGCGTCCGATGTGGACGCCCGCGGCGAGGCCCTGCGTGCCGCGTGGCTCGCCGGCACCTGCCTCGGCTCGGTCGGCATGGCGCTGCACCACAAGCTGTGCCACACGCTCGGCGGCAGCTTCGGCCTGCCGCATTCGGAGACCCACACCGTCGTGCTGCCCTACGCCATGGCCTACAACGCCCCGGGTGCCCCCGAGGCCATGCGACGGATCGCGGAGGCGCTGGGCGCGCCCGACGCCGCGACCGGTGTGTACGACCTCATCGCGAACCTTCCGGTGCCGCACTCGCTGGGCGAGCTGGGCTTCGCCGAAGCCGACATCGCGAAAGCCGCCGAGATCGCCTCGGCCAAGCCGTACCCGAACCCGCGCGAGATCACCCGCGAGGGCATTGAAGACCTGTTGCGCCAGGCCTGGGCCGGCACCCGCCCGGCGCCGGCCGAAGGCACCAAGCCGGACCTGCGGGCCCTGACCCAGGAAGTCGTGGACAGCTTCTCCTCGACACCCAGTCCGCGGCTGCGGGAGCTGCTGCAGGACCTGGTGCGCACACTGCACTCCTACGTGGTGCGCACGGATCTCACGCAGCAGGAGTGGGAGTTCGCGATCGAGTTCCTGACGCGCGCCGGGCACATCACCGACGACAAGCGCCAGGAGTTCATCCTGCTGTCCGACACCCTCGGGGTGTCTAGTGTGGTCGACGTGCTCACCAACTCGCGCACACCCGACACCACGCCATCCGCGGTGCTCGGCCCGTTCTACGTGCAGGGCCCGCCGGAGACGGCGCAGGGCGCGGACCTCGCCGAGGGGCTGCCCGGCACTCCGCTGTGGACCGACGTGCGGGTGACCGAGCCGGACGGCACCCCGGTGGCCGATGCGGTCGTCGACGTGTGGCAGTCCAATGAGGACGGTTTATACGACGTGCAGCTGCCCGACGTCGACGGGCCGGTGCTGCGGGCCCGCTTCCGCACCGACGCCGAAGGCCGGCTGCGGTTCTGGACGATCGTGCCCTCGGCCTACCCGATCCCGGCCGACGGACCGGTCGGGCAGATGCTCGACTCGGTCGGCCGGCACCCCTACCGCGCGCCCCACGTGCATTTCATGATCGCGAAGCCCGGCTACCGGACGCTGGTGACGCAGCTGTTCGTCAAGGGCGGGGACTACCTCGACTCCGATACGGTGTTCGGCGTCAAGGACGGCCTGATCGTGGACTTCGCCGAGCAGTCCGGCGCCGCGCCCGACGGCCGCGAGCCCGCCCACTGGCGCCGGCTCGACTTCACCTTCCGCATCTCTCCCGCTCCCGAGCACTGA
- a CDS encoding helix-turn-helix domain-containing protein yields the protein MGELSAADTNGILALPWIRPERTSAGLGWESVYLSKQHERPHRGLFAPAPTHQLILHLAGPVTVRRRFGTPAEQMRRVPAGGLFLQPSHADLAVELGGELDTLHVYVADSAVQEAAETDAPVRLAEELGTVDPLLEQLLLSLDGVVRDWEPSARTYADQLCALVATHLARRHRAGRTAGQPAPAASALSDRQFDQVRELMTERLSEPLGLPELAAATGLSVSRFARRFKARTGLPPHQYLLRLRVEQAGLLLRTSSEPIADIAARCGFSHQEHLTRVLRTQLGTTPGAIRRDG from the coding sequence GTGGGTGAGCTCTCGGCCGCCGACACCAACGGCATCCTCGCGCTGCCCTGGATCCGGCCCGAGCGCACCAGCGCCGGCCTCGGCTGGGAGTCGGTGTACCTGTCCAAGCAGCACGAACGCCCCCACCGGGGGCTGTTCGCGCCGGCGCCGACGCACCAGCTGATCCTGCACCTCGCCGGGCCCGTGACGGTCCGCCGGCGGTTCGGCACCCCGGCCGAGCAAATGCGCCGCGTCCCGGCCGGCGGCCTGTTCCTGCAGCCCTCGCACGCTGACCTCGCCGTGGAGCTCGGCGGTGAGCTCGACACGCTGCACGTGTACGTCGCCGACTCCGCCGTGCAGGAGGCCGCGGAGACCGACGCGCCGGTGCGGCTCGCGGAGGAGCTCGGCACCGTCGACCCCTTGCTCGAACAGCTGCTGCTGTCCCTGGACGGGGTGGTGCGCGACTGGGAGCCGAGCGCCCGCACCTACGCCGACCAGCTGTGCGCGCTGGTCGCCACGCACCTGGCGCGCCGCCACCGCGCCGGCCGGACCGCCGGTCAGCCCGCGCCCGCCGCGTCGGCGCTGTCGGACCGGCAGTTCGACCAGGTCCGCGAGCTGATGACCGAGCGCCTGTCGGAACCTCTGGGCTTGCCGGAACTCGCCGCCGCGACCGGGCTGAGCGTGAGCCGGTTCGCGCGCCGGTTCAAGGCCCGCACCGGGCTGCCCCCGCACCAGTACCTGCTGCGCCTGCGCGTCGAGCAGGCCGGCCTGCTGCTGCGCACCAGCAGCGAGCCGATCGCCGACATCGCGGCCCGCTGCGGCTTCTCCCACCAGGAGCACCTCACGCGCGTGCTGCGCACCCAGCTGGGCACCACCCCGGGCGCGATCCGCCGCGACGGTTAG